GCGTACAAGGTCGTGGCCCTGGTCCACCAGGGTGACAACCGCGAGGGTCCGTTCAACACGGTGGCGGAGCTGAGGCCCGTGGCCTGAGGAGACAGACGTCCGTGAGCAGCCTGAACAACGAAATCACCTGGGACAACATCACATCCGTCTTCAGGTTCGTCCTGTCCCAGTGGCGCAAGGGCCTCCACACGTGCCTGCCCGGTATCGTGGAGACCTACGATGCAGCGACGCGGCGGGCGAAGGTGCGGTTCGCCCTGAGGCAGGTTCGCACCGACGGGAAGGAGGTGGAGAAGGCCCCCCTGGTCAACGTCCCGGTGGTGTTTCCGTCCGGCGGCGGGTTCACATTCACGTTCCCCCTGGCCGAAGGGGATCCCGTATGGCTCATGTTCTCGGAAAGAGGACTGTCCGCCTTCAAGAAAACCTTCGAGCTGGCTACGCCGGCCATGGGCCGGTTCCATGACCAGTCCGACGCTGTGGCTATCCCCGGCTTTGGGGCCCTGCAGATAACGCCGGCCGACACGGACGCGTCCGCCTGGCAGACCGAGGACGGATCCAAATCGGTCAGGCTTCGGGATGACGGAGTGGAGATCCATGCGGGCAATACCGAAGTACTGGTCCGTGAGGACGGCAACGTGACCATCAACGTGGCCTCGGCCGACAAGGTTCACCTGGGGGGCGAAAGCGGCGACGAGCTGGCCACCAAGACGTTCGTCCGCGACCAGTTCAACAGGCACATACACCAGACGCCCATGGGACCGACGGCCATCCCGACCATA
This is a stretch of genomic DNA from Gemmatimonadota bacterium. It encodes these proteins:
- a CDS encoding Gp138 family membrane-puncturing spike protein — its product is MSSLNNEITWDNITSVFRFVLSQWRKGLHTCLPGIVETYDAATRRAKVRFALRQVRTDGKEVEKAPLVNVPVVFPSGGGFTFTFPLAEGDPVWLMFSERGLSAFKKTFELATPAMGRFHDQSDAVAIPGFGALQITPADTDASAWQTEDGSKSVRLRDDGVEIHAGNTEVLVREDGNVTINVASADKVHLGGESGDELATKTFVRDQFNRHIHQTPMGPTAIPTILSPLTPGSDVTKKTKGE